The following is a genomic window from Verrucomicrobiia bacterium.
CTTGCGTGCGGCGCGCATGAGTTCCACGGTGAACTCGTCGGGGACATCGATCATATCGAGCAGGACGCGTTCGCCTTTCTTGAGGGCGGTGGAATATTCGATGAGAAGTTTGGCCAGCTTCGCGTAACGTGGATCGGTCATAGTTGCTGAGTAGTAAATTAGACCCCGGCAGAAGAAAGTCCAGCGAGAGAATGGGGCGGTGTACGAGGCGTGGTAAGGACCGGTACCACCCGGTCCCTTGCGGAAAGTCTTTTGGAAAGGGGGGTGAAAATTCGCGAGCAGCTTATTATTTGAAGTGCAGCTTGCGGAAAGAGTTTGGGACCGGGTGGAACCGGTCCTTACCATGCTGTAGAGAACAGGCGAGGGCGTCAGTCCGACTATGGCTTGGCTTGTTTCGATTCCAGTTTGCGCAGGGTTTTCTCTTTCCGTTTCACTTCTTCGCGCAAGAGGGTTTCGGCGGACCAGCCTTGTTGTTGGGCGTAGGCGGCGAGATGGAAGAGGTGTTCAGCTAGCTCCTTCTTCGAGGGGGCTTTCTTGGTGCTGATTTTGGCGTCGAGGAGCTTGGCTTTACGGGCTTTCTTCACGAGCTTCTCGGCGCGTTGGAGGGCGGGGAGATGTTTCGGGATGCCGTCGAGAGCAGAAGGGCGCTCGTGTTCGGTGCCGACTTTTTCAGCGCGCTTGATGGCTTCCCACTTGGTGAGGACGTCTTCGACGGAACTTACCTTGGTGTCGCCAAAGACGTGGGGGTGGCGGTTCACCAATTTGTCAGAGATGCGGTGGGCGATCTTATCGAAATCAAATGCGCCGCGTTCGTGGCCGAGTTGGCAGTGGAAGACGACTTGGAAGAGCATGTCGCCAAGTTCCTCGATCATCTCGGGTTCGTCGTTGGCTTCGATGGCGTCGATGAGTTCGTAAACTTCCTCGATGGCGTGCTCGCGCAAGGTCATGTGGTCCTGCTCGCGGTCCCACGGGCAGCCATCGGGCGCGCGGAGGCGGGCGGCGATTTCAGTGAGGCGGTCGATGCCGGATTGTTTTTTGCGGGCCATAAATATTTTAACGCTTTTAGCCTGACGTTCACCCCTCACCCCGGCCCTCTCCCCTCCGAGGGGCGAGGGAGGTGGGGCGTTGTTGACGTTACCTTGATCTGCTTTGCAATCGGGTGATCAGTTGCTTCGGCGGCGGCGCGGTGGGACACCGCGCCCTACCATTGTAAAATTACCACTCTATAAAATCACCAGGTTGTCGCGGTGGACGATCTCCA
Proteins encoded in this region:
- a CDS encoding MazG family protein; amino-acid sequence: MARKKQSGIDRLTEIAARLRAPDGCPWDREQDHMTLREHAIEEVYELIDAIEANDEPEMIEELGDMLFQVVFHCQLGHERGAFDFDKIAHRISDKLVNRHPHVFGDTKVSSVEDVLTKWEAIKRAEKVGTEHERPSALDGIPKHLPALQRAEKLVKKARKAKLLDAKISTKKAPSKKELAEHLFHLAAYAQQQGWSAETLLREEVKRKEKTLRKLESKQAKP